One Kitasatospora viridis genomic region harbors:
- a CDS encoding response regulator transcription factor, producing the protein MRIVVADDAVLLREGLVRLLVEDGHQVVAAVGDGPALVAAVLTHRPDVSVVDVRMLPTQRDEGLRAAIAARAQLPGAPVLILSQYVEPAYAAELLADGSGAVGYLLKDRVAEVEEFLDALDRVSRGATVLDPQVVARLLDRRRRDDPLGALTARERQLLGLMAQGHSNTAIARRLVLSASGVEKHIGNVFAKLGLPPDEAQHRRVLAVLAYLGG; encoded by the coding sequence CTGCGGATCGTGGTCGCCGACGACGCGGTGCTGCTGCGCGAGGGCCTGGTGCGCCTGCTGGTCGAGGACGGCCACCAGGTGGTGGCGGCCGTCGGCGACGGCCCCGCGCTGGTCGCGGCGGTGCTGACGCACCGTCCGGACGTCTCGGTGGTCGACGTGCGGATGCTGCCGACCCAGCGCGACGAGGGCCTGCGGGCGGCGATCGCCGCCCGCGCGCAGCTGCCCGGCGCCCCGGTGCTGATCCTCAGCCAGTACGTGGAGCCCGCCTACGCCGCCGAGCTGCTCGCCGACGGCTCCGGCGCGGTCGGCTACCTGCTCAAGGACCGGGTCGCCGAGGTCGAGGAGTTCCTGGACGCGCTGGACCGGGTCTCCCGTGGCGCGACCGTGCTCGACCCCCAGGTGGTGGCCCGGCTGTTGGACCGGCGGCGCCGCGACGATCCGCTGGGCGCGCTGACCGCGCGCGAGCGGCAACTGCTGGGCCTGATGGCGCAGGGGCACTCGAACACCGCGATCGCCCGGCGGCTGGTGCTGTCCGCGAGCGGGGTGGAGAAGCACATCGGGAACGTCTTCGCCAAGCTGGGCCTGCCGCCCGACGAGGCCCAGCACCGGCGGGTGCTCGCCGTCCTCGCCTACCTGGGCGGCTGA
- a CDS encoding 4-hydroxybenzoate 3-monooxygenase, which yields MVILGAGPAGLVLGNLLHDRGIDCTILERSTRANLETRARAGFLAPNTVRTLDRHGLADGLKRHGEEHGSCEFRTEGGRFRLDYRELGRGEPHTVYPQQALVTDLLARYLDNGGRIRFETEALAVQDADGPEPAVTARGADGRPTRWRARYVAGCDGWRGAARRSLPPGAVRRHHRDHGISWLGLLAEAPPSLDAVGYAVHPRGFAGHMARTPEVTRYYLQCEPGTDPDSWTDERIWTELELRMRAGEYGPLHRGPILERTLIDLRSDVLEPLRHGSLLLAGDAASLISPSAAKGANLAVLEAELLARALIDALAHGDQAGLDAYSAGCLSSIWRAQEFSHWMIRLLHGTPGADGAETLFLDALRDSRLESLRTSRTQQDWFAEHYVGL from the coding sequence GTGGTCATCCTCGGGGCCGGCCCGGCCGGGCTGGTGCTCGGCAACCTGCTGCACGACCGCGGCATCGACTGCACCATCCTGGAACGGTCCACCCGCGCGAACCTGGAGACCCGGGCGCGCGCGGGCTTCCTCGCTCCGAACACCGTGCGCACCCTGGACCGGCACGGCCTCGCCGACGGCCTCAAGCGCCACGGCGAGGAACACGGCAGCTGCGAGTTCCGCACCGAGGGCGGCCGGTTCCGGCTGGACTACCGCGAGCTCGGCCGGGGCGAACCGCACACCGTCTACCCGCAACAGGCCCTGGTGACCGACCTGCTGGCCCGCTACCTGGACAACGGCGGACGGATCCGGTTCGAGACCGAGGCGCTCGCCGTGCAGGACGCCGACGGCCCCGAACCGGCCGTCACCGCGCGCGGCGCCGACGGCCGGCCGACCCGCTGGCGGGCCCGGTACGTGGCCGGGTGCGACGGCTGGCGCGGCGCCGCCCGCCGCTCGCTGCCGCCCGGCGCCGTCCGCCGCCACCACCGCGACCACGGCATAAGCTGGCTCGGCCTGCTCGCCGAGGCCCCGCCGAGCCTGGACGCGGTGGGCTACGCCGTGCACCCCCGCGGCTTCGCCGGCCACATGGCGCGCACCCCCGAGGTCACCCGCTACTACCTGCAGTGCGAACCCGGCACCGACCCGGACAGCTGGACCGACGAGCGGATCTGGACCGAACTGGAGCTGCGGATGCGGGCCGGGGAGTACGGGCCGCTGCACCGCGGCCCGATCCTCGAACGCACCCTCATCGACCTGCGCTCCGACGTGCTGGAGCCGCTGCGCCACGGCTCGCTGCTGCTCGCCGGCGACGCGGCCAGCCTGATCAGCCCCTCCGCCGCCAAGGGCGCCAACCTCGCGGTGCTGGAGGCCGAGCTGCTCGCCCGCGCCCTGATCGACGCCCTCGCCCACGGCGACCAGGCCGGGCTCGACGCCTACTCCGCCGGCTGCCTGAGCAGCATCTGGCGCGCCCAGGAGTTCTCGCACTGGATGATCCGGCTGCTGCACGGCACGCCCGGCGCGGACGGCGCCGAAACGTTGTTCCTGGACGCCCTGCGGGATTCCCGCCTGGAATCCCTGCGCACCTCGCGCACCCAGCAGGACTGGTTCGCCGAGCACTACGTCGGCCTGTG